A single genomic interval of Juglans regia cultivar Chandler chromosome 1, Walnut 2.0, whole genome shotgun sequence harbors:
- the LOC109001413 gene encoding non-lysosomal glucosylceramidase-like isoform X1, producing the protein MEIDFKHEDETELPSSFPHYKVDPGKPAPLTWQRKLNFQGNVPSEFAVPFLEKIQMAPLGIRIMRYSKEEVAKGRLPIFDFFNKRTTTCHHGVPLGGIGAGSIGRSYRGEFQKFQLFPGQCEDNPMLANQFSIFVSRPNAKKYSTVLCSGSPEVTKEGTASGIETWDWNLNGEKCTYQALFPRAWTTYGAGEPDPELRIVCRQISPFIPQNYKESSFPVSVFTFTLSNKGKTSADVTLLFTWANSVGGISGFSGHHCNSKMVGKDGVHGVLLHHKTAHDHPPVTFAIAAEETGDVHVSECPCFLISGDSQGISAKDMWHEIKKNGSFDHLDHNETPTPSKPGSSIGAAIAASLTIPSDSIRTVTFSLAWDCPEVRFGQKTYYRRYTRFYGTHGDAAASIARDAILEHALWESQIEAWQRPVLDDKRLPEWYPVTLFNELYYLNAGRTIWTDGSPPMQSLGTIRERKFFIDRPRSNLKNTADMSHQNDTAIDILERMAATLEQVHTPLTSNSAFGTYLLPNEEENIGQLLYSEGTEYLMWNTYDVHFYSSFALLMLFPKLELSIQRDFAAAVMMHDPDRMKIMSDGKWVERKVLGAVPHDIGFNDPWFEVNAYNLHNTDTWKDLNSKFVLQVYRDMVATGDKNFARAVWPSVYVAMAYMDQFDKDGDGMIENEGFPDQTYDIWSVRGVSAYSGGLWVAALQAASAMACEVGDKASANYFWVRYQKAKAVYVTLWNGSYFNYDNSGGSFSASIQADQLAGQWYARACGLSPIVEKDKVRSALEKVYNFNVLKVKGGMRGAVNGMRPDGRVDMSTMQSREIWSGVTYSVAAAMIHEEMLEMAFQTSVGVYEAAWSQEGLGYSFQTPEAWNTDDQYRALGYMRPLAIWAMQWALSKPKLCKPELRHEARDDQEYYRHHAGFARVARLLKLPKEDAAAKSMLEVVYDSICKRLSF; encoded by the exons ATGGAAATTGATTTCAAACATGAAGACGAAACAGAGCTTCCTTCCAGTTTTCCTCATTACAAG GTTGACCCAGGGAAACCGGCCCCACTGACTTGGCAAAGGAAGTTGAATTTTCAGGGAAACGTGCCTTCAGAGTTCGCAGTGCCTTTTCTGGAGAAAATACAAATG GCTCCGCTTGGCATTCGAATAATGCGTTATTCTAAGGAAGAAGTAGCCAAAGGAAGG CTgccaatatttgattttttcaataAGCGTACCACCACATGTCACCATGGTGTTCCTTTAGGTGGTATTGG TGCAGGAAGCATTGGAAGAAGCTACAGAGGCgagtttcaaaaatttcaactgTTCCCCGGACAATGTGAAGACAACCCCATGTTAGCAAATCAATTTTCT ATTTTTGTTTCACGGCCTAATGCTAAAAAATATTCTACTGTATTATGCTCCGGGAGCCCAGAGGTAACCAA AGAAGGCACTGCTTCTGGCATTGAAACTTGGGATTGGAATTTGAACGGCGAGAAGTGTACATAtcaagctttgtttccaagGGCTTGGACAACCTACGGGG CAGGTGAACCTGACCCAGAACTTAGAATTGTTTGTCGCCAAATTTCACCTTTTATTCCCCAAAATTATAAGGAGAGCAGTTTCCCTGTATCAGTATTTACATTTACG CTATCTAATAAAGGAAAGACTTCTGCAGATGTGACGTTGCTCTTTACATGGGCT AATTCCGTAGGTGGGATCTCGGGATTTTCTGGTCACCACTGCAACTCAAAGATGGT GGGAAAAGATGGAGTGCACGGAGTACTTTTACACCACAA GACCGCACATGACCACCCTCCGGTTACTTTTGCTATCGCAGCAGAGGAAACAGGTGATGTTCATGTTTCTGAGTGTCCTTGCTTTTTGATATCTGGTGATTCCCAGGGTATCTCAGCTAAAGACATGTGGCATGAAATTAAAAAG AATGGGTCATTCGATCACCTTGACCACAATGAAACCCCAACGCCTTCAAAACCAGGATCATCTATTGGAGCAGCTATAGCTGCCTCTTTGACTATTCCTTCTGATTCTATCCGAACTGTCACATTTTCATTGGCATGGGACTGCCCAGAAGTGAGATTTGGTCAAAAGACTTATTACAG GCGCTACACCAGATTTTATGGCACTCATGGGGATGCTGCAGCAAGTATTGCACGTGATGCTATACTTG AGCATGCCCTATGGGAATCCCAGATAGAAGCATGGCAGAGACCAGTTCTTGATGACAAAAGGCTGCCCGAATG GTACCCAGTCACTCTCTTTAATGAGCTGTATTATCTTAATGCTGGGAGAACAATCTGGACAG ATGGATCACCTCCAATGCAAAGTTTAGGAACCATTCGTGAGAGGAAGTTCTTCATTGATAGACCCCGATCAAATCTGAAGAATACTGCCGATATGTCTCATCAAAATGACACTGCTATTGATATCCTTGAAAGGATGGCGGCAACACTTGAGCAAGTACATACCCCACTAACATCAAATTCTGCTTTTGGAACCTATTTGCTCCcgaatgaagaagaaaatattggtCAGCTTCTTTATTCGGAAGGAACTGAATACCTAATGTGGAACACTTATGATGTCCACTTCTACTCATCTTTTGCACTACTCATGTTATTCCCCAAACTTGAACTTAGTATCCAAAGAGACTTTGCTGCAGCAGTAATGATGCATGATCCTGACAGGATGAAAATTATGAGTGATGGAAAGTGGGTTGAACGAAAGGTTCTAGGTGCTGTACCCCATGATATTGGGTTCAATGACCCTTGGTTTGAAGTAAATGCTTATAATTTGCATAATACAGATACGTGGAAAGACTTGAACTCTAAGTTTGTTCTCCAAGTATATAGAGATATGGTTGCTACCGGTGATAAAAATTTTGCACGAGCTGTTTGGCCTTCAGTATATGTTGCAATGGCTTATATGGATCAGTTCGATAAGGATGGAGACGGGATGATCGAGAATGAGGGGTTCCCTGATCAGACTTATGATATATGGTCCGTTAGAGGTGTGAGTGCATATTCAGGAGGGCTTTGGGTGGCAGCCCTCCAGGCTGCTTCAGCCATGGCATGTGAAGTAGGTGATAAAGCATCTGCAAATTACTTTTGGGTTAGGTATCAAAAGGCAAAAGCTGTATATGTCACACTATGGAATGGTTCTTACTTTAATTACGACAACAGTGGTGGTAGTTTCAGTGCATCTATTCAAGCTGATCAATTGGCAGGACAATG GTATGCTAGAGCATGTGGTCTTTCTCCAATTGTCGAAAAAGACAAGGTGAGGAGTGCCCTCGAGAAGGTTTATAATTTCAATGTCCTAAAGGTTAAGGGAGGTATGCGTGGGGCAGTGAATGGGATGCGGCCAGATGGAAGGGTTGATATGTCGACAATGCAGTCAAGAGAAATTTGGTCTGGAGTTACATATTCTGTTGCTGCTGCAATGATTCATGAGGAGATGTTGGAAATGGCATTTCAGACTTCGGTTGGTGTCTATGAAGCAGCTTGGTCCCAAGAAGGTTTAGG
- the LOC109001413 gene encoding non-lysosomal glucosylceramidase-like isoform X2, with protein MEIDFKHEDETELPSSFPHYKVDPGKPAPLTWQRKLNFQGNVPSEFAVPFLEKIQMAPLGIRIMRYSKEEVAKGRLPIFDFFNKRTTTCHHGVPLGGIGAGSIGRSYRGEFQKFQLFPGQCEDNPMLANQFSIFVSRPNAKKYSTVLCSGSPEVTKEGTASGIETWDWNLNGEKCTYQALFPRAWTTYGGEPDPELRIVCRQISPFIPQNYKESSFPVSVFTFTLSNKGKTSADVTLLFTWANSVGGISGFSGHHCNSKMVGKDGVHGVLLHHKTAHDHPPVTFAIAAEETGDVHVSECPCFLISGDSQGISAKDMWHEIKKNGSFDHLDHNETPTPSKPGSSIGAAIAASLTIPSDSIRTVTFSLAWDCPEVRFGQKTYYRRYTRFYGTHGDAAASIARDAILEHALWESQIEAWQRPVLDDKRLPEWYPVTLFNELYYLNAGRTIWTDGSPPMQSLGTIRERKFFIDRPRSNLKNTADMSHQNDTAIDILERMAATLEQVHTPLTSNSAFGTYLLPNEEENIGQLLYSEGTEYLMWNTYDVHFYSSFALLMLFPKLELSIQRDFAAAVMMHDPDRMKIMSDGKWVERKVLGAVPHDIGFNDPWFEVNAYNLHNTDTWKDLNSKFVLQVYRDMVATGDKNFARAVWPSVYVAMAYMDQFDKDGDGMIENEGFPDQTYDIWSVRGVSAYSGGLWVAALQAASAMACEVGDKASANYFWVRYQKAKAVYVTLWNGSYFNYDNSGGSFSASIQADQLAGQWYARACGLSPIVEKDKVRSALEKVYNFNVLKVKGGMRGAVNGMRPDGRVDMSTMQSREIWSGVTYSVAAAMIHEEMLEMAFQTSVGVYEAAWSQEGLGYSFQTPEAWNTDDQYRALGYMRPLAIWAMQWALSKPKLCKPELRHEARDDQEYYRHHAGFARVARLLKLPKEDAAAKSMLEVVYDSICKRLSF; from the exons ATGGAAATTGATTTCAAACATGAAGACGAAACAGAGCTTCCTTCCAGTTTTCCTCATTACAAG GTTGACCCAGGGAAACCGGCCCCACTGACTTGGCAAAGGAAGTTGAATTTTCAGGGAAACGTGCCTTCAGAGTTCGCAGTGCCTTTTCTGGAGAAAATACAAATG GCTCCGCTTGGCATTCGAATAATGCGTTATTCTAAGGAAGAAGTAGCCAAAGGAAGG CTgccaatatttgattttttcaataAGCGTACCACCACATGTCACCATGGTGTTCCTTTAGGTGGTATTGG TGCAGGAAGCATTGGAAGAAGCTACAGAGGCgagtttcaaaaatttcaactgTTCCCCGGACAATGTGAAGACAACCCCATGTTAGCAAATCAATTTTCT ATTTTTGTTTCACGGCCTAATGCTAAAAAATATTCTACTGTATTATGCTCCGGGAGCCCAGAGGTAACCAA AGAAGGCACTGCTTCTGGCATTGAAACTTGGGATTGGAATTTGAACGGCGAGAAGTGTACATAtcaagctttgtttccaagGGCTTGGACAACCTACGGGG GTGAACCTGACCCAGAACTTAGAATTGTTTGTCGCCAAATTTCACCTTTTATTCCCCAAAATTATAAGGAGAGCAGTTTCCCTGTATCAGTATTTACATTTACG CTATCTAATAAAGGAAAGACTTCTGCAGATGTGACGTTGCTCTTTACATGGGCT AATTCCGTAGGTGGGATCTCGGGATTTTCTGGTCACCACTGCAACTCAAAGATGGT GGGAAAAGATGGAGTGCACGGAGTACTTTTACACCACAA GACCGCACATGACCACCCTCCGGTTACTTTTGCTATCGCAGCAGAGGAAACAGGTGATGTTCATGTTTCTGAGTGTCCTTGCTTTTTGATATCTGGTGATTCCCAGGGTATCTCAGCTAAAGACATGTGGCATGAAATTAAAAAG AATGGGTCATTCGATCACCTTGACCACAATGAAACCCCAACGCCTTCAAAACCAGGATCATCTATTGGAGCAGCTATAGCTGCCTCTTTGACTATTCCTTCTGATTCTATCCGAACTGTCACATTTTCATTGGCATGGGACTGCCCAGAAGTGAGATTTGGTCAAAAGACTTATTACAG GCGCTACACCAGATTTTATGGCACTCATGGGGATGCTGCAGCAAGTATTGCACGTGATGCTATACTTG AGCATGCCCTATGGGAATCCCAGATAGAAGCATGGCAGAGACCAGTTCTTGATGACAAAAGGCTGCCCGAATG GTACCCAGTCACTCTCTTTAATGAGCTGTATTATCTTAATGCTGGGAGAACAATCTGGACAG ATGGATCACCTCCAATGCAAAGTTTAGGAACCATTCGTGAGAGGAAGTTCTTCATTGATAGACCCCGATCAAATCTGAAGAATACTGCCGATATGTCTCATCAAAATGACACTGCTATTGATATCCTTGAAAGGATGGCGGCAACACTTGAGCAAGTACATACCCCACTAACATCAAATTCTGCTTTTGGAACCTATTTGCTCCcgaatgaagaagaaaatattggtCAGCTTCTTTATTCGGAAGGAACTGAATACCTAATGTGGAACACTTATGATGTCCACTTCTACTCATCTTTTGCACTACTCATGTTATTCCCCAAACTTGAACTTAGTATCCAAAGAGACTTTGCTGCAGCAGTAATGATGCATGATCCTGACAGGATGAAAATTATGAGTGATGGAAAGTGGGTTGAACGAAAGGTTCTAGGTGCTGTACCCCATGATATTGGGTTCAATGACCCTTGGTTTGAAGTAAATGCTTATAATTTGCATAATACAGATACGTGGAAAGACTTGAACTCTAAGTTTGTTCTCCAAGTATATAGAGATATGGTTGCTACCGGTGATAAAAATTTTGCACGAGCTGTTTGGCCTTCAGTATATGTTGCAATGGCTTATATGGATCAGTTCGATAAGGATGGAGACGGGATGATCGAGAATGAGGGGTTCCCTGATCAGACTTATGATATATGGTCCGTTAGAGGTGTGAGTGCATATTCAGGAGGGCTTTGGGTGGCAGCCCTCCAGGCTGCTTCAGCCATGGCATGTGAAGTAGGTGATAAAGCATCTGCAAATTACTTTTGGGTTAGGTATCAAAAGGCAAAAGCTGTATATGTCACACTATGGAATGGTTCTTACTTTAATTACGACAACAGTGGTGGTAGTTTCAGTGCATCTATTCAAGCTGATCAATTGGCAGGACAATG GTATGCTAGAGCATGTGGTCTTTCTCCAATTGTCGAAAAAGACAAGGTGAGGAGTGCCCTCGAGAAGGTTTATAATTTCAATGTCCTAAAGGTTAAGGGAGGTATGCGTGGGGCAGTGAATGGGATGCGGCCAGATGGAAGGGTTGATATGTCGACAATGCAGTCAAGAGAAATTTGGTCTGGAGTTACATATTCTGTTGCTGCTGCAATGATTCATGAGGAGATGTTGGAAATGGCATTTCAGACTTCGGTTGGTGTCTATGAAGCAGCTTGGTCCCAAGAAGGTTTAGG
- the LOC109001417 gene encoding protein phosphatase methylesterase 1 has translation MDSANLTTLLEDETPEQQTQRPASAFASKPDRPPTQSSLQKYSPLDWSGYFDREDDINIPETDNVFHVYIAGTEGPVVICLHGGGYSGLSFALAASKIKEKARVVAMDLRGHGKSVTENDIDLSIETMCNDVLAVLKAMYGDSPPATVLVGHSMGGSVAVHVAAKRLLPNLAGLVVVDVVEGTAMASLIHMQKILSSRMQHFSSFEKAIEWSVKGGSLRNVDSARVSIPSTLKYDDAKKCYTYRACLVETEQYWRGWYEGLSDKYLSCPVPKLLLLAGTDRLDRALTIGQMQGKFQMVVVRHTGHAIQEDVPEEFSNLILNFISRNRIGPHGVEIPGLRRPSQSQP, from the exons ATGGATTCCGCAAACCTCACTACGCTTCTCGAAGACGAGACCCCAGAGCAGCAAACCCAGCGACCTGCCTCTGCCTTCGCCTCCAAGCCTGATCGCCCTCCTACTCA GAGTTCGTTACAGAAATACTCACCGTTGGATTGGTCGGGCTATTTTGATCGAGAGGATGACATTAATATCCCGGAAACAGATAAT GtgtttcatgtatatatagcaGGAACAGAAGGGCCGGTTGTTATTTGTCTACATGGAGGTGGTTATTCTGG GCTTTCATTTGCGTTAGCTGCAAGTAAAATCAAGGAGAAAGCTCGAGTAGTGGCGATGGACTTGAGAGGACATGGAAAGTCTGTGACAGAAAATGACATCGACCTATCTATtgag ACGATGTGCAATGATGTTTTGGCTGTTTTGAAAGCAATGTATGGAGATTCACCCCCTGCAACTGTGCTTGTTGGCCACag CATGGGTGGTTCAGTCGCTGTGCATGTTGCCGCGAAGAGATTGTTACCTAACTTGGCTGGGCTGGTTGTTGTGGATGTTGTAGAG GGAACGGCAATGGCTTCATTAATTCATATGCAGAAAATCTTATCAAGCAGGATGCAACATTTTTCAAGCTTTGAAAAAGCG ATTGAATGGAGTGTAAAAGGAGGTTCTCTGAGAAACGTGGATTCAGCTCGTGTGTCCATCCCTTCTACATTAAAATATGATGATGCAAAGAAATG TTATACTTACCGGGCATGTCTAGTAGAGACCGAACAATATTGGAGAGGCTG GTATGAAGGTCTTTCAGATAAGTATCTTTCATGTCCTGTTCCAAAGCTACTGCTGTTAGCAGGAACAGACAGACTGGACAG AGCTCTCACAATTGGTCAGATGCAAGGCAAGTTTCAAATGGTGGTTGTCAGACACACTGGACATGCTATACAG GAAGATGTACCTGAAGAGTTTTCTAATCTGATCCTGAATTTTATCTCTCGTAACCGAATAGGCCCCCATGGAGTTGAG ATTCCAGGTCTCCGCCGGCCATCCCAATCACAACCATGA